The sequence CTTCGTTGCGCCCGTCGGAACGAAGGTGACAGCCCTCCATGTGCGGCTGGGCGTCGCACACTCATGACCCTCCGGCGATCGACGCCGTCAAGGGCCCTCCCCGACGGCGTACGCTCGACCGCATGGGTGGAGGGGGTGCGCGCGGCAGGGGTGGGGCGTGGCTGGTCCTCGTCCTCGTCGCCGCGGCGTGCGCGGGCGGGACCGACCGGACCGCCGTGGGTCCGTCGATCGCCGCCACCGAGGACTGCGCCGCGGCCGCACGTCAGCAGGTCGACGACGTGCTCGCGGCCTTCGAGGACCGGGACCCCGGGACCCTCGAGCAGCTGTCGGCGCTGACCGCCGTCGAGGACTGCCCGGCCTTCGACGCCGAGGCGGCTGCCGCCGCGCTGGACGCCGAGGCGAGGCAGCTGCTCCCCGGCATCGAGGCCGAGGACGGATCGATCCACCCGGACGTCTACGTCCGCCTCACCGCCCTGGCGATGGTGGCGTCGGCGCTCCGCCCGTCCCCGCGCTACGACGTCCCCGACGGCTTCCCACCCGAGCTCCCCGTCGCCGAGGGGGCCGAGCTGGTCGAGGTGACCCGCGACGTCGGCGGGATGTCGGCCCGCTGGGAGGTCGCGGCCGACCGCGGCTACGAGGCGGTGGCGGACGTCTACGCCGACGGCCTCCAGCAGGGGGTGCCCGGTCGCTGGTCGGTCAGCGGGTCGTCCGGGGGCGTCATGGCGGATGGTGGCACCGCCGTCTCCGGCGACCAGGCCTGGGAGGTGACGGGGTACGGGTACGCGGGGACCGTGCGCGTGCGCATGGCCGAGGGCGCCGACGTCATCACGGTCGAGGCGACCCTGGCGCCGGCGCCGGACCCGGCGGCAGAGCCCGGGGCCCCGTCCGCTACTCCGGCGGCCCCTCGACGTGGGTGAGCGGGATCGCGTGGGCGCGCGCCACGCGACGGGGCAGGTCCATCGCCAACCAGCGGGACGGGCCGGCCGGAAGGGTCGACAGGATGATCTCGTCGAAGGGGTCGTCCGCCTGCTCGCGGAGCACGTCGCCGATCACGTCGACGGGGCGGGCCGGACGGGTCTCCCCCGTCACCTCCTCCGCACCGAGCTCCTCCACCCTCGCCATGGCCTTCTCGAGCCGCTCCCGGGCGGCGGCGGTGTCGGTGTCCTCGTCGTGGGCGCCCCACCCGGTGACCGGTGGCGTCGCGGGGACGAGGAGGTGGAAGCGCGCCGAACCGGCGGCCACGCGCTGCTCGAGGACCTCCCTGAGCGCCTGCCCGCCGAGGGTCAGGTTGGCGACGACGAGGTGTCTGGGCATCGGGACCTCCCGGGCTCGCGCGACGGCGGCCGAGCGGCGCCCGGCCACCTGCGGCTCACCCTACGCCCCCGCCCGGCCCACGTCGATGCGCGCGATCCCGCGCACGATCACTCACACGAGGTGGCAGACGAGCAGTAGCCTGCCGCGATGCGGCGCGGCGGACGGTCAGGGGTGGGGTGGATCCTGGTGTGCGTCGCGGTGGCCGGCTGCCAGATCGGCACGATCAGCCCGGCCCGACTCGACGCGATCGTGCACGAGCGCGGCGGGGGCTTCGACCAGAGCGTCGTGGCCCTGGCCGTCGACCTGGCCGTTGACGACCCCGCCACCCTCGTCCACCGCGTCGTGGCCGACCCCGCAGCAGGCAGGGTCGAGGTGGTCGTCCGGGACCCCGAGGACCCCAGGGTGCTCCGGACCACCCTGGTGCGGGACGGGGCGGTCGAGTCGTCCACCACCGCCGCGGGCGCCGGTCCCGCCGTCCGCCCAGCCGCGCTGCCCCTCGACCGGCTCGACGCGATGGTCGACCTCGCCCTCGACCGCGTCCCGGCCGGAACCGCCGCCGTGGCCCGTGTGGCGGTCATCGCGGGGGAGGGGTCGTCGACGGCGGTGGAGGTGCGGCTGGACGGGACCCCGTCCGACGCGGTGGCGCGCTTCGACGGTGACGGCGCGCTGCTGGCCTTCGAGGACCTCCCGTGACGGCGCCCGGGGTCCCGGGACCAGGTCCCGTCGTCCGGTCCAACCCGCTTGTGCTGGTCGCGATCCTGCTGTTCGCGTCGGTCCTCCTCACCGGCTCGCTCACGTGGAACCTGTGGCCTGGCGAGGCGCGGCTGACCGCCCCGCTGCTGTGCCCCGACGACCGGCCCGACGCCCTGGTGGTCGCCCGCCACGAGCGGGTGGTCAGCGCCACCGCGACCGATCTGACGATGGTGTGCGTCGGCCCGCGGGGGCAGGTGACCGATGTGGGGTTCCTGCTGCCGACGCTGGTCCTGTGGGTCGCCCACGCGGTGGCGATGGGCGCGGTCCTGCTCCTCGGCATCGGTGCGCTCGTGCTCCGGTCGCGGGTGGCGCGACGCCGCCGGCGAGATCGGCTGGGACCGCCCGCCACGGCGCCCCCTCCCCCGGCCTGACGCACGGTCAGCTTCACGCCGGGTCAGTCGCCGGCGATCTCCTCCATGCGCCGCTGGACCAGCGTCGTCACCGCGTCGAGGGGCACGGGGCGGTCCGGGGTGAACCGGAGCGTGCCCTTGGACAGCCGGAAGCCCTCCAGCTGCGGGCGGACGGCGTCGACGGCCGCCGGGCTGAACGGGTACAACGACAGGTGCGTCGCCGTGGCGTTGAACCCGAGCAGCGGCTTGTCGTGCCAGATGAAGGCGGCCAGGCCGTAGCTCCGGCCCTCCTCGGCCTCGGGCACCAGCGCGGCCACGTGGTCGATGATCATCGCGACCGCGCGGGAGGAGTCCGCGTCCAGGTCGCCAAGGAACTCCTCGAACACCGTGCCTCCTCGTCGGTGGCTCCAGCGCGGCGCCGGCCGTGCGGCGCTGACGTCAGGAGGATACGCGCGGGATCGACGCGAGGACGGCCGCCAGGTCCGCCGACGTCGAGGGTCCCCCGCCCGCGCGCGACCCCTCGGTCAGGTCCGGTGTGCTCCGGGCTCGAAGCGGGAGAGGACCTCGGCCTCGCCGCCGAACCCCCCGATCGAGTGCGGCTCGCTGGTGGCGAACTGCGCGGTCTGGCCGGGCTCGACGACGAGGCGCCGCTCGCCGACCCGCAACCGGACGCGACCGCGGAGGACGTGGAACCACTCGGTGCCGGGGTGGACCGACGTGTGGGTCGACTCACCGCGGGGCGGCACCGTGATGCGCATCAGGGCACGCCCGTCGTCCTCGACGCGGAGGACGATCCCGGTCATGCCGTCGGACAGCTCGACCTGGGGGGTCGGCATCAGGATCCGGTCCTCGCGCGCCGCGTCGGCGAGGACCGCTGCCGGGGTGGTGCCGAGCGCCTCGCTGATCCGCTCGAGCGCGTCGACGGTGAGCCGTCGATCTCCCCCCTCGATGCGGCTGAGCGTCGACGCGGAGATCCCCGTCTCCGCGGACAGCTCCGACAGCGACTTGCCGGCGGACTGCCGGGCGCGGGCGAGCGCCAGGCGGGTGCGATCCTCGAGCTTTGCCATAGTGGCAACGATGATGCCGCAAGGGCGACGCGATCGCTACCGTCGTCGCCATGGACGTCGCAGGAGAGGAGCCAGGGGTGCAGCAGGATGAGGAGTTCGAGGTGGTGGTCGTGGGCGCCGGCTTCGCGGGGTTGGCCGCCGCGCAGGTCCTGGGGCGGGCGCAGCGCCGGGTGCTGCTGATCGGCAGCGGCCCGACCCGCAACGCCGAGGCCGCGCACGCCCACAACGTGCTGACGCGCGACGGCACCCCGCCGGCGGAGCTGCTGGCGCTGGGCCGCGCGGAGGTCGAGTCGCTCCCGCGGGTCGCCACCGCCGACCTGCACGTGGACGCGGTCGCCCGCGGCCACGACGGGCGGTGGGTCGTCCGGGCTGGGGACCGCGTGGTCCACGCCGAGGTCGTGGTGATCGCGACCGGTGCGCGCGACACCCTCCCCGAGGTCGAGGGGCTGTCCGCGATCTGGGGCCGGCGGGCGCACACCTGCCCGTTCTGCGACGGCGCGGACTACGCCGGGCGGCGGCTGCTCGTGATCGCGGAGGGCGAGGGGGCGGTGCACAAGCGCGCCATGCTGTCGGGGTGGACCGAGGACCTGGTGATCGCCGCGCCGGGTGACGTGCGGTCGCTCATGGAGCGCGGCGGCGACGTCGTCGCCCGCCTGGCCGACGGGACCGAGGTCGCCGTCGACGGCGTGGTCGGCGGCGCCGTGCCGGTCCCGCGCCTCGCCGCCGTGCCCGGGCGCGGGCGCGCGCA comes from Euzebya sp. and encodes:
- a CDS encoding helix-turn-helix domain-containing protein, which translates into the protein MAKLEDRTRLALARARQSAGKSLSELSAETGISASTLSRIEGGDRRLTVDALERISEALGTTPAAVLADAAREDRILMPTPQVELSDGMTGIVLRVEDDGRALMRITVPPRGESTHTSVHPGTEWFHVLRGRVRLRVGERRLVVEPGQTAQFATSEPHSIGGFGGEAEVLSRFEPGAHRT
- a CDS encoding iron chaperone, encoding MFEEFLGDLDADSSRAVAMIIDHVAALVPEAEEGRSYGLAAFIWHDKPLLGFNATATHLSLYPFSPAAVDAVRPQLEGFRLSKGTLRFTPDRPVPLDAVTTLVQRRMEEIAGD